The genome window TTTATGTCTAGTATCATTCACTGATATTTGCTTGCATCTGCTGGCTGTTGATCGTGTTATTTCCTCTGCAGAAAGTCCCCTACTTCTGAAACACTGAAGTTACTCTCAGGTTCTTGTTACCTGCCTCACCCTGCTAAGGAGGCAACTGGTGGTGAAGATGCTCATTTTATTTGTGTTGATGAGCATGTGATTGGTGTAGCAGATGGTGTTGGCGGTTGGGCAGATCTTGGTGTTGATGCTGGATTATATGCCAAGGAGCTCATGAGTAATTCAATGAGTGTTATTAAGGATGAATCAGTAGGGGCTATTGATCCATCTAGAGTTTTGGAGAAGGCTTATATGAGCACCAAAGCAAGGGGATCATCAACGGCATGTATCATCACTCTTAAAGAGCAGGTTAAGCAGCTCTCCCTTTTTTGATGTTTTGTGTCGTCCCCTAACATTACCATTTTGATGTATCCTGCTGAACAGTGAACACACAAAAATGTTCACTAGAGTATCTGGAAATGATTCATCGAATCACTTATCTGACATATAAGTCTTGACAACTTAGATATTAACCTTGGCTGTTAATAGAAGCCAGAGCTAGCATAGCATAGAAGCAACCTGATCTGTCCAGGTTGAGCAGTCAAAACCAAATCCAGTTTTGTGTGCAAGGTGAACACACCTTAGGAATTGTAGGCTGGAATGGATATTCTTGTTGCTCACTTAATGAGCAGATAAGAAGGTGCTAAACCTGTATTGGTTCAGTAGCAAAAGTCCAATAGGACACTAGCTCTTGTACTTTATAAATATGAGAGTATACATAATAGAAAAGCTGCCCAATTCTGTAGCACCAAAACAACCTTGTCTGTGACTTCtttctctgtgtgtgtgtgtgctgaTCAGAGTTGCAGCGCCAAATATCACTTTGTGCTCCTATGTTCCAGCAAGAGCAGTGAGGAGAGTGCTCCTGTGCTTGCTTGTGCAGTAGGGTGTTCGTGAGAGTTTTGCCATCATTTGGTATTCAGAGCAAGGTCAGAGAAGATCTTGAGCCATGGCGTCAAGGTCTGCACCACGCGGCGAGGCTCACCTTCACCAGTTCCGCGCAGACCACGACATTGTGACGACGATGTGCGTGAGGTTATTCGTGCAGTGGACTGTCAGGGAGCTCGGTGGCTCGGCAACCTTTCCCACTCTCACGTGCACCAATTACACAGAGTGGTCACTGATGTTGAAAGTGATGCTGCAAGCCCGCAACCTCTGGGATGCGGTAGAGCTTGGCGACGTAGATGTCTAGGAGGACAAGATCGCTATGGAAGCCATCTTGCGCATAGTTCCCACTGAGATGATTCCAACCCTCACCACCAAGAACACCACGAAGGACGCCTGGGATGCCATCAAGATGATGCGCGTCGGCGTGGACCGCGTGAGGAAGGTGAAGGCGCAACAACTGCGAAAGGATTTTGAGTTGATCATGTACCGTGACGGCGAGGCTATCGACAACTTCATGTTGCGGCTAACCAGCATTGTCGGCTCCCTCAGTACGCTCGGCGAGACCATCGACGAGCAGAAGGTTGTGGAGGAGTTCCTCCGTGTTGTCCCGCCTCGGTTTACGCAGATTGCGTTGTCAATGAAGACACTCCTTGACATCTCGACCTTGTCGATCGAAGAGCTCACCGGACGGCTCAAGGCAGCGATAGACAAACTCGAGCCCACCACTACATAAGGCGCTAGTGGCCAATTGCTTCTCACTAAGGAGCAATGGCAAGCATGCGTGTAGGTGTAGGAGCAGAAGGCTGGTGAGTCTTCGTCGATGGTTGGCAAAGGCGGCAGCAGGGGACGCCGTCACACACGCGGAACTCGAAGGAGGTATGGCGATGGCAACGGCTACGACAGGGATGCTATGCGTGACGCCCCACGCTACGCCACCCGCGACAAGTGCTGCAACTACGGCAAGGCCGGACATTGGGCAAGGGACTGTCGCCAGCCCAAGCGGGAGCGTTAACCTTGCACGAGGACAAGGCGACAAAGACGATGAGCTTGTGCTGCTTATGGCACAGGCTTGCGCActcaaggaggaggagacgtCGGTGCCAAGCCTTGTTTGCCTCGATGAGCCGCGTGCCCAAGTGCACCGCAGCACCGAGGATTACGACGAGGAACATCAGGAGGGGTGATACCTGGACACAGGTGCCACCAATCACATGACGGGGAGCAGTGATGTCTTCTCGGAGCTGGACAAGGGCGTCGTCGGCATTGTCCAGTTCGGAGATGACTCCATTGTCGACATCCGAGGTTGCGGCACCGTGCTCTTCGCTGGCCGGAATGGCGAGCACAAGGGGCTGAACGACGTGTACTTCATCCCGTGCCTGAAGACTAACATCGTCAGCGTGGGCCAACTCGACGAGCACGACTTCAAGGTGCCCATTGAGGATGGGGTGTTGAGAATTTGTGACCGGTAGCGTCGCCTGCTCGCCCAAATCACGCGCGGGTGCAACCGCCTCTACGTTCTGCATCTGAACTTGGCACGCCCAGTGTGCCTCGCCGCACGACATGATAACAACGCCTGAAGGTGGCATGCTAGGTATGAGGGCACATAAGCTTCGACGCGCTCTTCCAGCTGGTGCGCCATAGAATGGTGAAAGGGCTGTCGCATCTGGACCATGTTGAGCAACTCTGCAACACCTGCATCACTACGAAGCAGCGCCACACTCCATTCCCTGCACAAGCCAAGTATCAAGCAGACAACCTCCTTGACTTGGTTCACGGCGACCTGTGCGGACCCATTTCGCCAGCGACTTCGGGAGGTCGACGCTATTTCCTACTGCTGGTCGACGACTACAACCGATACATGTGGCTTGTACTGTTGGGATCGAAGGCTGACGCGTCGATGGCAATCAAGAGATTTCAGGCGGCGGTCAAGCTGGAGAGTGGATGGTTGTTCTGAGTCCTACGCATTGATCACGACGGCGAATTCACGAGCGTGGAGTTCGCCGAGTACTACGCGGATCAGGGAGTGCAACGCCACTTCTCCTCACCCTATTCGCCCCAGCAGAACGGTGTTGTTGAGCAGCAAAACCAGAAAATCCTCGCCACGGCCTGCAGCTTGCTAAAACAGAGGAAGGTGTCGGCGGAATTTTTGGGCAAGGCCGTTACAATTGCGGTCTTCCTCAACCGCGCCCCTACCAAGAGCTTCGATGGCATTACCTCGTACAAAGCGTGGCATGGCCGTAAGCCGGATGTTAGCTTCTTGCGCACTTTTGGATGCATCGTGTAGGATGTGTGCCCTCACTTTAAGAAATTGGACGACCAGAGCGCCGCTATGGTCTTCATTGGCTATGCAGACGGCACCAAAGCATATCCGCGTCTATGACCCGCGAACGACAAGTGTCCAAGTGACGCGTGATGCGGTGTTCGACGAGGACACACGTTGGAGCTGGGAAGCAGAGGCTGGCGGAAACCCCGTACCGTCGATCGACTTCACAGTCGAGTACTCATGCAGGAGCCCTTGCAAACATCGTTGGCTGGCGCAGGGAGTGCACTGGAGTTGCATTCGCCACCAAGCCCGTTGACATCCATCGTGCCCCACGCCAGTCCAGCCGCACGGACCTCTGACTCCGCTCCAGAGTTTGTTTGTCCACCGACTCACGACTCAGCTGCCTTCGACGCAAGCCACGGTGATAGTCTCGTTCGCTTTCGGACGGTGGACAACTTCTTCGGCAACGATGATGTGTCGACTGGATACGCACCATGGGTGCTCGATGACGACCTCAATTTGGTGAGCGGTGAGGAGCCATGCTGCTACACCGAAACAGAGCAAGACGAAGCATGGCAAGCAGCGATGCGGAAAGAGATGAGCGCGTCGAGGACAATGGCACCTGGAAGCTAGCGGACCTGTTGCCAGGATGCCGGCCCATCGTACTCAAGTGGGTCTACAAGCTAAAGAAGAACGAGCTCGATGAGGTCATCAAACATAAAGCCCAGCTAGTTGTCAGAGGCTATGTGCAGCGGCAAGGGGTGGATTTCGACGAGGTCTTCGCGCCTATCACTCGAATTGAATCAATCCGCCTTCTCCTAGCActtgtagctgatgaagggtgGTATGTCCACCACATGGATGTCAAGTCCGCCTTCCTCAACGGTGACTTACGCGAGGAGAGGAAGGTGATGCGGTTGCACAAGGCCCTCTATGGACTGCGTCAAGCACCGCGCGCATGGAACGAGAAGTTGCATAGCACGCTAgactccctcggcttcgagcaAAGCGCTAACGAGCACGCCATCTACGGTCGAGGCTCACGGGACGTGTGACTGCTCGTTGACGTCTATGTCGATGACCTTATCATCGCAGGAGGAGACTCAAAAGATCGAGCAGTTCAAAGGCGCAATGCAAGCTCAATTCGAGATGAGCGACCTTGGTCGGCACTCCTACCTTGGAATCGAGATCCAACAACGCAACGGCGGCAACATCTCTCTCAACCAGTCGCATTACGCTTGGCGGATCTTGGATTCGGCTGGGATGATGGACTGCAATCCATGCGCCACTCCGATGGAAGAAAGGCTCAAGTTGAGCCGCGACAGCACAACGCCTCCCATCAACGTGACTGAGTACCAGAGACTCTCGGTAGCCTCCGCTACCTAGTCAACACATAGCTAGACCTGGCTTTTGCAGTCGGGTTTGTAAGCTGCTTCATGGAACGGCCTACCTTCGAGCATATGACGGCCGCGAAGCGCATCCTCCATTATATTGTGGGGACAATTTGTTTTGGCTACCACTACAAGCGGAAAACAGGGGAAGAGGAAGCTCGGTTGATCGGCTACAACGATAGCGATCACGCCGGCGACGTCGACACGCGCAATAGTACTTCTggcatcctcttcttcctcgatGAGAGCCTGGTCAGTTGGCAGTCCCTCAAGGAGCGCATTGTGGCATTGAGCTCTTGCAAAGCAGAGTACGTTGTTGCCATGACGGCAGCAAGCGGGCCTGATTGCTCGACGAGGTCAAAGGAAGGCATGCTGACGCTACGGAGCTGAGGATGGACAGCAAATCCGCATTGGCGCTGAGCAAGAACCCCGTTTTCCATGAAAGAAGCAAGCATATTCAAACTCGAGAACGGGAGCATCTGTGCTGATTTTGTCAGCACAAAAGACCAGCTCGCGGACATCTTGAGAAAGGCTTTAGGGCGAGTCAGATTTCAAGAGCTGTGCAAAGGATTGGCATGGTCCAAATCGGTGTCAAGACTTGGGGGTGATTTATAGATAAGTCTTGACAACTTAGATATTAACCTTTGCTGTTCTAGAAACCAGAGCTAGCTTAGCATAGAAGCAACCTGATCTGTCTAGGTTTAGCAGTCAAAGCCAAATCCAGTTTTGTATGCAAGGTGTGTGTATGAACACACTTGAGGAATTGTAGGCTAGAATGGATATTCTTGTTGCTCACTTAATGAGCAGATAAGAAGGTGCTGAACCTGTCTTGGTTCAGTAGCAAAACAGTGTTACCAGGACACCCGTGTCCAAATTTATTTGCCAAATCGGACACCCCGAATCCGTGTCGGATTCTGAGTTGTATTTCGCGTGTTTAAATTTTCTTTGCGAATCGGACACCCGTCTGAGTCGGATTCTGACACCCGTGTCTGTATCTAGGTAACACTGAGGAAAAATCCAATAGGACACTAGCTCTTATACATAACAGAAAAGCTGCCTAGTTCTGCAGCACCAAAACCACCTTGTCTGTGACTTCTTTCTCACTGTGTGTGCACTGATCAGAGTTGCAGCACCAAATATCACTTTGTGCTCCTGTGTTCCAGCAAGAGCAGTGAGGAGAGTGCTCCTGTGCTTGCTTGTGCAGTAGGGTGTTCGTGAGAGTTTTGCCATCATTATCAAGTGTACGAAACCACGAATAGCAACCTGAGTCACCGACGATACTTAAAAATATCCATCTTTTTGTGTGATGTCAGTTCCAAATTCCCACTTCTGAAAAGAAGTTACTGTATTTGGTCCCTTTTGTTCTGAGAAGTAACGTGCTAGTTCATTGATGAGTTGTACTAACATCATAACATTTAAACCTGCAGGGTATCCATGCTGTAAATCTTGGAGATAGTGGCTTCGTAGTAGTCAGAGATGGCCGCACTGTTCTCAGATCACCTACACAGCAGCATGATTTCAATTTTACTTATCAGCTTGAGAGTGGAGGTGGCAGTGATCTTCCTAGTTCCGCTCAGGTGAGTTAATCACTACCCTTTTTGAAAAGTTAGCTGTGTGATTTGGACCAGAAAATTTGAGCATTGTGTAGATAACTCTGATAACACAGATGCGTTTTAAAGCTAGTACTTCTATCTCCGTCGAATTGCTAGTACCAGCTCTATATATTCAAAATATTTTGGATATAATTATGACCCATATTCATTTTTGTAGGTATTTCATTTTGCGGTTGCTCCTGGTGATGTTATTGTTGCTGGCACGGATGGACTTTTTGACAATTTGTACAACAATGAGATTAGTGGCGTTGTTGTTGAGGCTCTCAGGGTTGGACTTAGCCCTCAAGCGGCAGCACAGAAAATTGCTGCCCTTGCTCGGCAAAGAGCAATGGATAAGAACAGGCAATCACCATTTGCCGCAGCTGCTCAAGAAGCTGGGTACCGGTACTACGGTGGGAAGCTTGATGATATCACGGTCGTGGTGTCATATGTGAAGAGTGCCTCAGCCGCATGATGCAAGCCTTTCCTTTCGATGAATGTACATAACCTTGTCCCAGACTTATGGCGCGTGTATGCACCGGGGCGTAGCTATCTGGAGTGACTGAGGTAGCTTATTCAGAGTGTGAAATCCCCAGATTCTAGAAGCACTTGTGCTGGATTTCTCAAGGTTCCACTTTAGCTCAGAAAGATGGTAACAAACCATTACCATTTTACTCAATTACCGCGGCGAGAAAAAAGATAATCCTCTGAAACTAGGGTGGGTTTCGTTTCCTCTTGGAAGGAGGATAACAACCCGctggaaacaaattttgttgtaaACAGTGTCGAATGATAGCTATAGACGCATTTAATTGTTTGCGCTGCTGTTTGAGATGCTTCTCTTGGTTCTCAATTGCCTAACAGAGAAGGAGTATTTAACTATTCGTCACTTACTTTTATTAGATGAGTTATAATAGATTTGTTATCATAGTCTATTGTCAGTGACTTAGATGATCTCATATGTTAGCGAGAGATCGAATTGTCACACGATAAGAGTGATAAAAGGTTAAATAATCTAGAAGAGAAAAGTCAGCGAGAAAAtaatggtgtgtttggttgggggGATGGATGGGATATGgctgtttttatttttgttatatgATAGTTTTATGTTTGGTTGGAGAAATGATAGTGGATAGGATGAGAAtcattaattaaattatattctttaatttgaaaaaataataattaactaTACACTAATCAACATGTATTAACATTTATTAATGCTAATGTTATCATAATATTTactaattaatattaaaaatatattaattatcACTAATCGTACTATAATTGACACACCAATAATATACTAATAAACATGTTAACACTTAATGACCAAATCTTATAGTAGTAAATACTAATTAGCAATATAACATGCTAATTGTCACTAATTAGTTTATTAATGATCATAATTAACCAGGTTGGATGATTTTAACTAGTCAAAATAAATGGATCACTTTATCTAGcatatttgaaaaatatttctaaaagtCAGGTAGTCCCATCCATCCAAACATCTCAAAAATATGTGGCGAAGTGTGGTCCATTCTCTTCTCTAAATATCCTTTGCAGACTTGCAGTTC of Phragmites australis chromosome 3, lpPhrAust1.1, whole genome shotgun sequence contains these proteins:
- the LOC133913612 gene encoding probable protein phosphatase 2C 55; translated protein: MLAGYGGGGVGVGVGVGVHLSSHKDLLLDRGGRSFLFGNTWFLLSSYPARLLHTADRGAPATFFAAIHRAPCVRSHCAGQGLLQRGGIVMAACGYAFWRAELGATKRQPDKDPSLGTRTSRIATMGSVGSAARPDVSFRYRGVECCKKVGASLKCREPWGDRAFWTNGVGPGWKLSSAVEPWTQYFSTSCVAPYSAGATEHQLSLDEKMDNSTASDGKSPTSETLKLLSGSCYLPHPAKEATGGEDAHFICVDEHVIGVADGVGGWADLGVDAGLYAKELMSNSMSVIKDESVGAIDPSRVLEKAYMSTKARGSSTACIITLKEQGIHAVNLGDSGFVVVRDGRTVLRSPTQQHDFNFTYQLESGGGSDLPSSAQVFHFAVAPGDVIVAGTDGLFDNLYNNEISGVVVEALRVGLSPQAAAQKIAALARQRAMDKNRQSPFAAAAQEAGYRYYGGKLDDITVVVSYVKSASAA